One genomic segment of Brassica napus cultivar Da-Ae chromosome A3, Da-Ae, whole genome shotgun sequence includes these proteins:
- the LOC125606904 gene encoding probable F-box protein At4g22165, which produces MEIEEKHNPNSHERLKPRDTPKSWSELPLDLLISVFKRLSFANFQRAKSVCSSWHYSSRQCVPKNQTHWLILFPEDNNSDNNSCTLFNLEEEDKLYRTKDLGLDFAKSFCMETYGSWLLMCNRMHNLYIVNLFTHERIDLPPVEAQRGVTKMERTLDDDVFRITSHNGKEYKGIRLRSPVLWIDEKTREYVVSWELRGLCVVYSRKGDTSWNQIPETSSCCDIVYRDSKLYFLSLFGQFRIFDFSGESPQETFQCGVIVERFRLGIQLRQRSNSLSIVATKLVVTVTGEVLKVEKLWRPRSETWSFRVFKVYSSGFLKKHDRIYSLGDESMLLDQGITVLASDTDGFIKNSVYFSVSHGKDVHDMFLFNLETQTTELLHKFNCSSVQFSRARWFLPSFRQT; this is translated from the coding sequence ATGGAGATAGAGGAAAAGCATAACCCTAATTCTCATGAACGTCTCAAACCAAGAGATACACCCAAATCCTGGTCCGAGCTTCCTCTTGATCTCTTGATTTCTGTTTTCAAACGCCTCAGCTTTGCTAATTTCCAACGAGCAAAATCGGTATGTTCGTCTTGGCACTATTCTTCCAGACAATGCGTGCCCAAAAACCAGACCCATTGGTTGATCCTATTCCCCGAAGACAATAACAGCGACAACAATTCTTGCACGTTGTTCAATCTCGAGGAAGAAGATAAACTTTACAGAACAAAAGATCTTGGTCTGGACTTCGCAAAGAGTTTTTGTATGGAGACCTACGGAAGCTGGCTCTTGATGTGCAACCGTATGCATAATCTCTACATTGTGAATCTCTTTACACATGAGAGGATCGATCTACCTCCCGTGGAGGCACAGCGTGGAGTGACAAAGATGGAGCGAACCTTAGATGATGACGTGTTTCGCATTACGAGTCACAACGGAAAAGAGTATAAAGGTATTCGTCTACGATCTCCAGTGCTTTGGATTGATGAGAAAACCAGAGAATATGTTGTGTCATGGGAGCTGCGTGGATTGTGCGTAGTTTATTCGAGAAAAGGAGATACCTCGTGGAATCAAATTCCTGAAACCTCAAGCTGCTGTGACATTGTTTACAGGGACTCCAAGCTTTACTTCTTAAGCTTGTTTGGTCAGTTCAGAATCTTCGATTTTTCTGGAGAATCTCCACAAGAAACCTTTCAGTGTGGGGTTATTGTGGAAAGATTTCGGTTAGGTATCCAACTTCGTCAACGAAGTAACTCCTTGAGCATTGTTGCTACCAAACTTGTAGTCACAGTAACAGGAGAAGTCCTCAAGGTTGAGAAACTGTGGAGACCGAGGTCTGAAACCTGGTCCTTCCGTGTTTTCAAGGTCTATTCATCAGGATTCCTGAAGAAACATGATCGGATTTATTCTTTGGGTGACGAGTCAATGCTTTTGGATCAAGGCATCACAGTTCTCGCCAGTGACACTGATGGATTCATTAAAAACTCCGTCTACTTCAGTGTTAGTCATGGAAAGGACGTACATGACATGTTTCTTTTTAACCTCGAGACACAGACAACAGAGCTGTTGCACAAATTTAATTGTTCTTCAGTTCAATTCTCTAGAGCTCGATGGTTTTTACCAAGTTTTAGGCAAACGTGA
- the LOC106443737 gene encoding cytochrome P450 71A26-like: MMMILLVCSIILITTLFLQNRSTGKKSNTPKSPPRFPLIGNLHQLGRHPHRSLCSLSQRYGPLMLLHFGRVPVLVVSSADAARDVLKTHDRVFASRPWTKITEKLLYNGRDVASAPYGEYWRQMKSVCVVHLLSNKMVRSFRDVREEEISLMIEKIRESSSLPLNLSKLLVSLTNDVICRVALGKKYGCETDFKELTERFSRLLGTFSVGTYVPWLAWIDWIRGLDRQLKKTGNDFDEFLEKVLDDHVDGDRDGTDFVDVLLTIQRDKSVGFQLDRLSIKAIILDVFVGATDTSYTLMEWVMTELLRHRECLNKLQEEVRTICNGRSSVLEEDIQDMKYLKAVIKETLRLHPPLPLMAPHESTHDVRLREYDIPAGTQVLISAWAIGREALTWGLDVEEFRPERHLDSSVDFRGQDFELIPFGAGRRICPAISFAVVLNEVVLATLVHQFDWRLPVESTEDQTNVAESTGLAIHRMFPLYAIASSST; the protein is encoded by the exons ATGATGATGATACTCCTCGTATGCTCAATAATTTTAATTACCACTCTCTTCCTGCAAAATAGGTCAACAGGGAAGAAAAGCAACACACCGAAGTCACCACCGAGATTTCCGTTAATCGGAAACCTTCATCAACTCGGCCGCCACCCTCACCGATCACTATGTTCTCTCAGCCAACGTTACGGTCCTCTCATGCTTCTTCATTTTGGTCGTGTCCCTGTTCTTGTAGTCTCTTCTGCGGACGCGGCTCGAGACGTTTTGAAGACGCATGACAGGGTTTTTGCAAGCCGTCCATGGACTAAAATCACCGAGAAGCTTCTTTACAACGGGCGTGATGTGGCCTCAGCTCCATATGGAGAGTATTGGAGGCAAATGAAGAGTGTTTGTGTCGTCCATCTCCTCAGCAACAAAATGGTACGGTCATTTCGTGacgtgagagaagaagagatcagcCTGATGATAGAAAAGATCCGGGAATCAAGTTCTTTGCCGTTGAATCTAAGCAAGCTCTTGGTGAGTTTAACAAATGATGTTATATGTAGAGTTGCTTTGGGAAAGAAATACGGCTGTGAAACAGATTTTAAGGAGTTAACAGAAAGGTTCTCGAGGCTATTGGGTACCTTTAGTGTGGGTACTTATGTCCCGTGGCTTGCGTGGATTGATTGGATCCGTGGTCTGGATAGGCAGCTAAAAAAGACAGGAAATGATTTTGATGAGTTCTTGGAGAAAGTTTTGGACGATCATGTAGATGGTGACAGAGACGGGACTGATTTCGTGGATGTATTGCTAACCATTCAGAGAGATAAGAGCGTTGGTTTCCAACTCGACCGACTCAGCATAAAAGCAATAATATTG gatgTTTTTGTGGGTGCTACGGACACTTCGTACACACTTATGGAATGGGTGATGACTGAGCTTTTACGTCACCGAGAGTGTCTTAACAAACTTCAAGAAGAAGTCCGTACGATTTGTAACGGGAGATCGAGTGTGTTAGAAGAAGACATTCAAGACATGAAGTATTTAAAAGCTGTGATCAAAGAGACACTTAGGCTACATCCTCCACTTCCATTGATGGCTCCTCATGAATCAACACATGATGTTAGATTAAGAGAATACGACATACCCGCAGGGACACAGGTACTGATCAGTGCTTGGGCGATCGGGAGAGAAGCTTTGACGTGGGGGTTGGACGTGGAAGAGTTTAGACCGGAGAGGCATTTAGATTCTTCTGTTGATTTCCGTGGTCAGGATTTTGAGCTGATCCCGTTTGGAGCTGGGAGAAGAATTTGCCCAGCAATATCATTCGCTGTTGTGTTGAATGAGGTAGTGTTGGCTACTTTAGTGCATCAGTTTGATTGGAGGTTACCGGTTGAATCGACAGAAGATCAGACCAATGTTGCTGAATCAACGGGTCTTGCGATTCACCGCATGTTCCCCCTTTATGCCATTGCATCATCTTCTACTTGA
- the LOC106438467 gene encoding arginase 1, mitochondrial, whose protein sequence is MFLKIGQRGIRHLQRSSTASFTTVSASSIEKGQNRVVDASLTLIRERAKLKGELVRLLGGAKASTSLLGVPLGHNSSFLQGPAFAPPRIREAIWCGSTNSSTEEGKELKDPRVLTDVGDVPVQEIRDCGVDDDRLMNVISESVKLVMEEEPLRPLVLGGDHSISYPVIRAVSEKLGGPVDVLHLDAHPDIYDCFEGNKYSHASSFARIMEGGYARRLLQVGIRSINKEGREQGKRFGVEQYEMRTFSRDREVLENLKLGEGVKGVYISIDVDCLDPAFAPGVSHIEPGGLSFRDVLNILHNLEGDVVGADVVEFNPQRDTVDGMTAMVAAKLVRELAAKISK, encoded by the exons ATGTTTCTGAAGATTGGTCAGAGAGGGATTCGCCACTTACAGCGATCCAGCACGGCGTCGTTCACGACCGTGTCTGCTTCTTCGATCGAGAAAGGGCAGAATCGTGTCGTCGATGCTTCGTTAACTCTCATTCGCGAAAGGGCAAAACTCAAA GGAGAGTTGGTGCGTCTCTTAGGAGGAGCTAAAGCTTCAACATCTCTTCTCGGTGTCCCGCTCGGTCACAACTCTTCTTTCCTTCAAGGTCCTGCCTTTGCTCCTCCCAGAATTAGAGAAGCTATTTGGTGTGGTAGCACCAACTCCTCCACTGAAGAAG GGAAGGAGCTAAAGGATCCACGTGTTCTAACTGATGTTGGGGATGTTCCTGTACAAGAGATCAGAGATTGTGGAGTTGATGATGATAGACTAATGAATGTAATAAGCGAATCTGTAAAGCTTGTAATGGAAGAG GAACCATTGCGTCCGTTGGTCTTAGGTGGAGACCATTCCATATCTTATCCAGTTATTAGAGCGGTTtctgagaagcttggaggaccTGTGGACGTTCTTCACCTTGATGCACATCCTGATATATACGACTGTTTCGAAGGCAACAAGTACTCTCATGCGTCTTCCTTTGCTCGTATCATGGAAGGTGGCTATGCCCGGCGCCTTTTACAG GTTGGGATCAGATCGATAAACAAGGAAGGACGAGAACAGGGCAAGAGATTTGGAGTTGAACAGTATGAGATGCGAACTTTCTCGAGAGATCGTGAAGTTTTGGAAAATCTG AAACTAGGGGAAGGAGTGAAGGGTGTGTACATCTCCATCGATGTTGACTGTCTTGATCCGGCGTTTGCACCTGGAGTGTCACACATCGAACCAGGAGGTCTCTCCTTCCGAGATGTTCTTAACATCTTACATAATCTTGAAGGAGACGTGGTCGGGGCTGATGTTGTCGAGTTCAACCCCCAGCGTGATACTGTTGACGGCATGACGGCCATGGTCGCCGCTAAGCTTGTTAGGGAACTAGCGGCAAAAATCTCTAAGTGA
- the LOC106438469 gene encoding protein EXORDIUM-like, with translation MSSLVFKLFLFVSLFQISISARKLAQDEPNQFQSLKYHKGALLSGKISINLFWYGKFKPAQRAIISDFITSLSHSSSDQPSVATWWKTTEKYYKLAAGDKTPSPSLSLTLKSQILDETYSLGKSLTDRDIRKLASKGDQYDAVNVVLTSADVAVTGFGMSRCGTHGHARGNAGKRGSKFAYIWVGNSETQCPGQCAWPFHAPVYGPQSPPLVAPNNDVGLDGMVINLASLLAGTATNPFGNGYYQGPQNAPLEAASACPGVYGKGAYPGYAGNLLVDATTGGSFNAYGANGRKFLLPALYDPTTSDCSTMV, from the coding sequence atgtcTTCGTTAGTTttcaaactctttttatttgTGTCTCTCTTCCAAATCTCAATCTCTGCTAGGAAACTAGCACAAGATGAACCAAACCAGTTCCAATCATTGAAATACCACAAAGGAGCTCTTCTCTCCGGCAAAATCTCCATTAACCTATTCTGGTACGGAAAATTCAAACCAGCTCAAAGAGCAATCATCTCCGATTTCATCACTTCGCTTTCACATTCCTCTTCAGACCAACCATCTGTCGCCACGTGGTGGAAAACCACTGAGAAATACTACAAACTCGCCGCAGGAGATAAAACTCCTTCTCCTTCACTCTCACTCACTCTCAAGTCACAAATCCTCGACGAGACTTACTCTCTCGGAAAATCTCTAACAGACAGAGACATCCGCAAGTTAGCCTCAAAAGGAGATCAATACGATGCGGTTAACGTTGTTTTGACTTCAGCTGACGTGGCGGTAACTGGATTTGGTATGAGTCGATGCGGGACACACGGACATGCTCGTGGTAATGCGGGTAAACGCGGATCCAAATTCGCTTATATTTGGGTCGGAAACTCCGAAACGCAATGCCCGGGTCAATGCGCGTGGCCATTTCACGCACCGGTGTACGGTCCTCAGAGCCCGCCGCTCGTGGCGCCGAACAACGATGTGGGACTCGACGGTATGGTGATTAACTTAGCGAGTCTTTTAGCTGGAACCGCAACGAACCCCTTTGGTAATGGTTATTACCAGGGCCCACAAAACGCACCGCTCGAAGCTGCGTCCGCGTGTCCTGGTGTTTATGGGAAAGGAGCTTATCCTGGTTACGCTGGAAATTTACTTGTCGATGCTACGACGGGAGGTAGTTTTAATGCGTATGGTGCAAACGGCAGGAAGTTCTTGCTACCTGCGTTGTATGATCCTACAACGTCGGATTGCTCTACTATGGTTTGA
- the LOC106416217 gene encoding uncharacterized protein LOC106416217: protein MSSNRKSAFSGDSRSEKPKDGEAGDFSGPIKPIGTHDVSSGLSIGDPRSKKAKGDALVSSPSLTKPSGNRGVSSGVSIGSPNSKNPSGPIIQTTKTSVSSGVRSKAAVSSGVRGKAIVSANVGRVMSFKDVKFGPHESELRFRLIHFWEARNVRTKLLIGLEMLLIDQEETIIQGFIPAGRMDTYLPHMRTGGIYRLHNFFGSNNKTLYRVSEPSVTITFSSTSVLSDLEDSSVCFPEDRFRFYGYEEFNAACDLKGDLYDYVGHIKLVNGQVLNDSLVVDEAEIASTRRVLLHVQTHDGPVMKMYLWDKAASDFGERFKASGGTASVILVTTLNPKRYGGALCLSSMASSRIFMDSDVQATRDYLNWLNSNLDVAKRVDADVVTKTETVTIGELFSYMKQADAKVAWFECIATIGDVVHGSGWYYIGCGGCHTKATKGPTTLMCKKCGKSDIVGVAQYLAKISVYDNNDQAVFVLLGDSGHELSGKKASELVESYFEANEDEGSDHLVPVPQALIDTIGQTRKFIVKVSTHNLTGKTQTLTVTKVLTPEDPDIGVNLEESDGERVKRAAENIEGEEPKRAKCG, encoded by the exons ATGAGTTCCAATAGAAAATCTGCGTTCTCTGGTGATTCCCGCTCGGAGAAGCCAAAAGACGGTGAGGCTGGCGACTTTTCCGGTCCGATCAAGCCTATCGGCACACACGATGTCTCTTCCGGCCTCTCGATTGGCGATCCCCGCTCGAAGAAAGCCAAAGGCGATGCTTTGGTATCCTCTCCAAGTCTGACCAAACCCAGCGGCAATAGAGGTGTCTCTTCTGGCGTCTCGATCGGCTCACCTAATTCGAAGAATCCCAGTG GTCCGATCATTCAGACCACGAAGACCAGTGTCTCTTCAGGCGTAAGAAGCAAAGCTGCTGTCTCCTCTGGCGTCAGGGGAAAAGCTATTGTCTCCGCCAACGTTGGGAGAGTGATGTCTTTCAAAGATGTGAAATTTGGACCTCATGAAAGCGAGTTGAGGTTTCGGTTGATCCACTTTTGGGAAGCTCGCAATGTTCGGACGAAGTTGCTTATCGGTCTCGAAATGCTTCTCATCGACCAAGAG GAAACTATTATTCAGGGCTTCATCCCAGCTGGGAGGATGGACACTTATTTGCCACACATGAGAACTGGTGGCATTTACAGGCTCCATAATTTTTTCGGGTCTAATAACAAGACATTGTATCGGGTATCCGAGCCAAGTGTCACCATCACCTTCTCATCAACCTCTGTCCTCTCTGATCTAGAGGACAGTTCGGTTTGTTTCCCTGAGGACCGTTTCCGATTCTATGGATATGAGGAGTTCAATGCTGCCTGCGACTTGAAAGGGGATCTTTATG atTATGTTGGCCACATCAAACTTGTGAATGGGCAGGTCCTCAATGACAGTCTCGTGGTAGATGAAGCCGAGATAGCTTCAACCCGACGAGTTCTGCTTCATGTTCAAACACATGA TGGTCCGGTGATGAAGATGTACCTCTGGGACAAGGCTGCTTCAGACTTTGGTGAAAGATTCAAGGCGTCTGGAGGAACTGCGAGTGTTATCTTAGTCACCACCTTAAACCCGAAACGATATGGAG GTGCCCTATGTCTCTCTTCTATGGCGTCGTCAAGGATATTTATGGACAGTGATGTTCAAGCAACCCGAGATTATCTCAATTG GTTGAACTCAAACTTGGATGTTGCTAAGAGAGTTGATGCAGACGTTGTCACTAAGACTGAGACAGTGACCATAGGCGAGCTCTTTTCTTATATGAAGCAGGCAGATGCTAAG GTTGCTTGGTTTGAGTGCATAGCAACCATTGGTGATGTTGTACATGGTTCGGGATGGTATTACATAGGCTGTGGTGGGTGCCATACAAAGGCAACCAAAGGGCCTACCACCCTTATGTGTAAAAAGTGTGGGAAGAGTGATATTGTTGGTGTTGCACA GTACCTAGCCAAGATATCTGTGTACGACAATAATGACCAGGCGGTTTTTGTGCTCCTTGGTGACTCTGGTCATGAGCTGTCTGGGAAGAAGgcttctgagttggttgagagttATTTCGAG GCCAACGAGGATGAAGGATCTGATCACTTGGTTCCGGTCCCTCAAGCTCTGATTGATACCATAGGCCAGACTCGCAAGTTCATTGTGAAGGTATCAACCCACAATTTGACTGGCAAGACCCAAACTTTGACTGTGACAAAGGTGCTCACTCCAGAAGATCCAGATATTGGAGTCAATTTAGAAGAATCCGATGGTGAGAGGGTGAAAAGGGCTGCTGAAAACATTGAGGGAGAAGAGCCCAAGAGAGCCAAATGTGGTTAA